In Serratia sp. FDAARGOS_506, a genomic segment contains:
- a CDS encoding LysR family transcriptional regulator encodes MDRFNQYRIFVQVAEMGSFIRAAHALEVPRASVSAAVQQLETQLGVRLLHRTTRQVRLTADGEQLLERLRPLLAEVEDIDQSFQASQRQASGRLSVDVPSRIARRLIAPALPGLLLRHPHLQLVLGSADRAIDLVQEGVDCAVRVGDLHDSSLVMRPLGHIALINCASPAYLGEFGHPLQPGNLVEGHWSIGYASPKTGRESPWEYLTDDGHTQRLELPSRVVVNNAESYIACCRAGLGLMQIPRYDVQHLLDAGELVEVLPGYRAASMPISLIYPHRRQRSRRLAVFHEWFESLLQPHLER; translated from the coding sequence ATGGACAGATTCAATCAATACCGCATATTCGTGCAGGTGGCGGAGATGGGCAGCTTTATCCGGGCAGCCCATGCGCTGGAAGTGCCGCGCGCCTCGGTGTCCGCCGCCGTGCAACAACTGGAAACGCAGCTGGGCGTGCGCCTGCTGCACCGCACCACGCGGCAAGTGCGGCTGACTGCCGACGGCGAACAGCTGCTCGAACGGCTGCGCCCGCTGCTGGCCGAAGTGGAAGACATCGATCAGTCGTTTCAGGCCAGCCAACGCCAGGCCTCCGGTCGACTCAGCGTCGACGTGCCGAGCCGCATCGCCCGCCGGCTTATCGCCCCGGCGCTGCCCGGCCTGCTGCTGCGCCACCCCCATCTGCAGCTGGTGCTCGGCTCCGCCGATCGCGCCATCGATCTGGTGCAGGAAGGGGTCGACTGCGCGGTGCGCGTCGGCGATCTGCACGACAGCAGCCTGGTGATGCGCCCACTCGGCCATATCGCGCTGATCAACTGCGCCAGCCCCGCCTACCTCGGCGAATTCGGCCACCCGCTCCAGCCCGGCAATCTCGTCGAAGGACACTGGAGCATCGGCTACGCCTCGCCTAAAACCGGCCGGGAATCCCCCTGGGAATACCTGACCGACGACGGCCATACGCAACGGCTCGAATTGCCCAGCCGGGTGGTGGTCAACAACGCCGAAAGCTATATCGCCTGCTGCCGCGCCGGATTGGGGCTGATGCAAATCCCGCGCTACGACGTGCAACACCTGCTCGACGCCGGTGAACTGGTGGAAGTCCTGCCCGGTTACCGCGCCGCCTCCATGCCAATCTCCCTGATCTATCCCCATCGCCGCCAGCGATCGCGCCGCCTGGCGGTGTTTCATGAGTGGTTTGAAAGCCTGCTGCAACCGCATCTCGAGCGCTGA
- the uspA gene encoding universal stress protein UspA codes for MAYKHILIAVDLSPESKILVEKAVSMARPYNAKVSLIHVDVNYSDLYTGLIDVNLGDMQKRISEETHQALTELSQNAGYPITETLSGSGDLAQVLVDAIKKYDMDLVLCGHHQDFWSKLMSSARQLINTVHIDMLIVPLRDEEDE; via the coding sequence ATGGCTTACAAACACATCCTGATCGCGGTGGACCTATCCCCGGAAAGCAAGATTCTGGTAGAAAAAGCCGTCTCAATGGCGCGGCCGTACAACGCTAAAGTTTCTCTGATCCACGTCGATGTCAACTATTCCGACCTTTATACCGGCCTGATCGACGTCAATCTCGGCGACATGCAAAAACGCATCTCCGAGGAAACCCATCAGGCACTGACCGAGCTGTCGCAGAACGCCGGCTACCCGATCACCGAGACCCTGAGCGGCAGCGGCGATCTGGCGCAGGTATTGGTGGATGCCATCAAGAAATACGACATGGACCTGGTGCTGTGCGGCCACCACCAGGACTTCTGGAGCAAGCTGATGTCTTCCGCTCGCCAGCTGATCAATACCGTGCACATCGATATGCTGATCGTGCCGCTGCGCGATGAAGAAGACGAATAA
- the gdhA gene encoding NADP-specific glutamate dehydrogenase, with protein MEYAVSVESFLSSLQRHNPHQPEYLQAVREVFTSLWPFIERNPRYREQALLERLVEPERVIQFRVSWVDDRGQVQVNRAFRVQFNSAIGPYKGGMRFHPSVNLSILKFLGFEQTFKNALTTLPMGGGKGGSDFDPKGKSQGEIMRFCQALMTELYRHLGPDTDVPAGDIGVGGREVGFMAGMMKKLSNNTACVFTGKGLSFGGSLIRPEATGYGLVYFTDAMLQRHGLGFEGMRVAVSGSGNVAQYTIEKALELDARVITVSDSGGTLVDEDGFTTEKLAHLAEIKNQRYGRVADYARERGLTYLAGQQPWNVPVDIALPCATQNELDLEAAQTLIRNGVKAVAEGANMPTTIQATDAFLDAGVLFAPGKAANAGGVATSGLEMAQNAARIGWRAEKVDVRLQHIMADIHHACVEYGGEGKQTHYVHGANIAGFVKVADAMLAQGVL; from the coding sequence ATGGAATATGCCGTATCGGTAGAGTCTTTCCTGTCCTCGTTACAACGCCATAACCCCCACCAGCCGGAATATTTGCAGGCGGTGCGCGAAGTATTCACCTCGCTGTGGCCGTTTATCGAACGCAACCCGCGCTATCGCGAACAGGCGCTGCTGGAGCGCCTGGTGGAGCCCGAGCGCGTCATTCAGTTCCGCGTCAGCTGGGTGGACGATCGCGGCCAGGTGCAGGTCAACCGCGCCTTCCGCGTGCAGTTCAACTCGGCCATCGGCCCCTATAAGGGCGGCATGCGCTTCCACCCGTCGGTAAACCTGTCGATCCTGAAATTCCTCGGTTTTGAGCAGACCTTCAAGAACGCGTTGACCACCCTGCCGATGGGCGGCGGCAAAGGCGGCTCCGATTTCGATCCAAAGGGCAAAAGCCAGGGCGAGATCATGCGCTTCTGCCAGGCGCTGATGACCGAGCTGTATCGCCATCTGGGCCCGGACACCGACGTGCCGGCCGGCGATATCGGCGTCGGCGGCCGCGAAGTCGGCTTTATGGCCGGCATGATGAAGAAACTGTCCAACAATACCGCCTGTGTATTTACCGGCAAGGGCCTCTCCTTCGGCGGCAGCCTGATCCGCCCCGAGGCGACCGGCTATGGCCTGGTGTACTTTACCGACGCCATGCTGCAGCGCCACGGTCTGGGCTTTGAGGGCATGCGGGTGGCGGTGTCCGGCTCCGGCAACGTAGCGCAGTACACCATCGAGAAAGCGCTGGAACTGGACGCGCGCGTGATCACCGTGTCGGATTCCGGTGGCACTCTGGTAGACGAAGACGGCTTCACCACCGAGAAGCTGGCACACCTGGCGGAGATCAAAAACCAACGCTACGGCCGGGTGGCAGACTACGCCCGCGAACGCGGCCTGACGTATCTGGCGGGCCAGCAGCCGTGGAACGTGCCGGTGGATATCGCCCTGCCGTGCGCCACCCAGAACGAACTGGATCTCGAGGCGGCGCAGACGCTGATCCGCAACGGAGTGAAGGCGGTAGCGGAAGGCGCCAACATGCCGACCACCATCCAGGCCACCGACGCCTTCCTCGACGCCGGCGTGCTGTTCGCGCCGGGCAAGGCGGCCAACGCCGGCGGCGTCGCCACTTCGGGCCTGGAGATGGCGCAAAACGCCGCGCGCATCGGCTGGCGGGCAGAGAAAGTGGATGTACGTTTACAACATATCATGGCGGATATTCACCACGCCTGCGTGGAATACGGCGGCGAAGGCAAGCAAACTCACTACGTACACGGCGCGAACATCGCCGGTTTCGTCAAGGTCGCGGATGCCATGCTGGCGCAGGGCGTGCTGTAA
- a CDS encoding autoinducer 2 ABC transporter substrate-binding protein, whose translation MKFNLALLNACVVSACMLSTTPVFAAEKYEIAVVAKVTGIPWFNRMEVGVNEAAKKLDVNAYQTGPSTPDPAAQVKVIEDLIAKNVNAIIVVPNDAKVLEPVLKKARDKGIVVLTHESPDQQIGQWDIETIDSEKYAQANVDELAKDMGGKGGYAIYVGSLTVPLHNAWADSAIKYQKEKYPDMFEVTSRLPVAESIDKSYATTLDLMKTYPQMKGIIGFGSLGPIGAGQAVAKKRAKDKIAVVGIAMPAQAAPYLMRGDIKKALLWDPKDAGYALVTVADQLLQGKEVNKDLAIEGLGKADVDMDHKVIRFNKILEVTKDNAQSLGF comes from the coding sequence ATGAAATTTAACCTCGCATTATTAAATGCATGTGTGGTTTCTGCGTGCATGTTATCGACAACACCTGTGTTCGCCGCTGAGAAATATGAGATTGCCGTAGTCGCCAAAGTGACCGGCATTCCGTGGTTCAACCGCATGGAAGTGGGCGTCAACGAAGCGGCGAAAAAACTTGACGTCAACGCTTACCAGACCGGCCCTTCTACGCCGGATCCGGCCGCGCAGGTCAAGGTGATTGAGGATCTGATCGCCAAGAACGTCAACGCCATCATCGTGGTGCCGAACGACGCCAAAGTGCTGGAGCCGGTGCTGAAAAAAGCACGCGACAAAGGCATCGTGGTGCTGACCCATGAATCCCCGGACCAGCAGATCGGCCAGTGGGACATCGAGACCATTGACAGCGAGAAATACGCGCAGGCCAACGTCGATGAGCTGGCGAAAGACATGGGCGGTAAAGGCGGCTACGCGATCTACGTCGGCTCGCTGACCGTGCCGCTGCACAACGCCTGGGCCGACTCCGCCATCAAATACCAGAAAGAAAAATACCCGGACATGTTTGAAGTCACCTCGCGCTTGCCGGTGGCGGAAAGCATCGACAAATCCTATGCCACCACGCTGGATCTGATGAAAACCTATCCGCAGATGAAGGGCATCATCGGCTTCGGCTCGCTCGGCCCGATCGGCGCCGGCCAGGCGGTGGCCAAGAAACGCGCCAAGGACAAGATCGCGGTGGTGGGCATCGCCATGCCGGCGCAGGCCGCCCCTTACCTGATGCGCGGCGACATTAAAAAAGCGCTGCTGTGGGATCCGAAAGACGCCGGTTATGCGCTGGTGACGGTGGCCGATCAGCTGCTGCAAGGCAAAGAAGTGAACAAAGACCTGGCGATCGAGGGCCTCGGCAAGGCTGACGTCGACATGGACCACAAAGTGATTCGGTTTAATAAGATTTTGGAAGTCACCAAAGACAACGCCCAATCGCTTGGATTCTGA
- a CDS encoding sugar ABC transporter ATP-binding protein, whose product MTASPAFITLENISKRFPGVLALDQINLTLNKGEVHCLAGQNGCGKSTIIKIISGVYQPEKGANISLEGKLFHALTPQLSGYYGIQVIYQDLSLFPNLTVAENIAIHRYLPGGRFWVRKRLMRQTALDAMARVGVRIDPDKKVEKLSIADRQLVAICRAIAAEARLVIMDEPTASLTRQEVDGLLRVVNELKAAGICVVFVSHRLDEVMEVADRISVMRDGKLVGTWPASDLDSHELAFLMTGQRFHYSPLPPLPPAEQAPLLEVRNLSRGEKYRNVNLALRGGEIVSIVGLLGAGRTELCLSLFGMTRPDSGEIRIEGRAVQLHNNREAVRHGIGYVSEDRLTQGLIMEQSIYDNTIVTVFDRLHTSLGLLDHAKATELVNRLIRDLNIKVSDSALPVKTLSGGNAQRIAIAKWVATQPKILILDSPTVGVDIANKEGIYQIARDLAQLGMAVLMICDEIPEAYYNSHRVMVMRKGELIAEFAPHQSTEQQIAEVVNG is encoded by the coding sequence ATGACAGCCTCCCCCGCATTTATCACCCTGGAGAATATCAGCAAGCGATTCCCAGGCGTACTGGCATTAGACCAGATCAACCTGACGCTGAATAAAGGCGAAGTGCACTGCCTGGCCGGGCAAAACGGCTGTGGCAAAAGCACCATCATTAAAATCATCTCCGGCGTCTATCAGCCGGAAAAAGGCGCCAATATTTCGCTGGAAGGCAAACTTTTCCACGCCCTGACGCCACAGCTGTCCGGTTATTACGGCATACAGGTGATCTACCAAGACCTGTCGCTGTTCCCTAATCTGACGGTAGCGGAAAACATCGCCATCCACCGTTACCTGCCCGGCGGCCGCTTCTGGGTGCGCAAGCGATTGATGCGTCAGACGGCGCTCGACGCCATGGCGCGAGTCGGCGTACGCATCGATCCTGATAAAAAGGTGGAAAAACTGTCGATCGCCGATCGGCAACTGGTGGCGATTTGCCGCGCCATCGCCGCCGAGGCGCGGCTGGTTATCATGGACGAACCGACCGCCTCGCTGACGCGCCAGGAGGTCGACGGCCTGCTGCGGGTAGTTAACGAACTGAAGGCGGCCGGCATCTGCGTGGTATTCGTCAGCCACAGATTGGATGAAGTGATGGAAGTCGCCGATCGCATCAGCGTGATGCGCGACGGCAAGCTGGTGGGCACCTGGCCGGCCAGCGACCTGGACAGCCATGAACTGGCGTTCCTGATGACCGGCCAACGCTTCCATTACAGCCCGCTGCCGCCGCTGCCGCCGGCCGAACAGGCGCCGCTGCTCGAGGTGCGCAACCTCAGCCGCGGCGAGAAATACCGCAACGTCAACTTGGCGCTGCGCGGCGGCGAGATCGTTTCTATCGTCGGCCTGCTCGGCGCCGGCCGCACCGAACTGTGCCTCAGCCTGTTCGGCATGACGCGGCCGGACAGCGGCGAAATCCGCATCGAGGGCCGGGCGGTGCAGCTGCACAACAACCGCGAAGCGGTGCGCCACGGCATCGGTTATGTGTCGGAGGATCGCCTGACACAGGGGTTGATCATGGAACAATCGATCTACGACAACACCATCGTCACCGTCTTCGATCGGCTGCATACCTCGCTCGGGCTACTGGATCACGCCAAGGCGACCGAGCTGGTCAACCGGCTGATCCGCGATCTGAACATCAAGGTGTCCGACAGCGCATTGCCGGTGAAAACCCTGTCCGGCGGCAACGCCCAGCGTATCGCCATCGCCAAATGGGTAGCGACCCAGCCGAAGATCCTGATCCTCGATTCGCCCACCGTCGGCGTGGATATCGCCAACAAAGAAGGGATCTACCAGATCGCGCGCGATCTGGCGCAGCTGGGCATGGCGGTGCTGATGATCTGCGACGAGATCCCGGAAGCCTATTACAACAGCCATCGGGTGATGGTGATGCGCAAGGGCGAGCTGATCGCCGAGTTTGCGCCGCACCAGAGTACCGAACAACAGATCGCCGAGGTGGTGAATGGATAA
- a CDS encoding ABC transporter permease: MDKSLLARLAGRHEFYLGLLVLLLAIGLSAGTDEFLTLGNLTDVATSYAILGILACGLFVVLIAGGIDISFPAVTAIAQYVMASWVIQHGGSFPLAFALAIGVGLLLGLVNGFLVYWLKVPAIIITIATLNLFYGLLVYATNGTWLYGFPDWFMNGINWFSFQGADGYDYGLTLPLLCLLATIVVTGVLMNRTRLGRQIYAMGGNRDAASRLGLNLLRLHFCVYGYMGILAGVAAVVQAQITQSVAPNSLLGFELTVLAAVVLGGTSMSGGRGSLTGTLLGVVLLAFLQNGLTLLSVSAYWHQVFSGAIILISISTTAWNEKRKLLKEI, translated from the coding sequence ATGGATAAGTCATTATTGGCCCGCCTGGCCGGGCGGCACGAGTTTTATCTCGGCCTGTTGGTGCTGCTGCTGGCGATCGGCCTGAGCGCCGGCACCGACGAATTTCTGACGCTCGGCAACCTGACCGACGTCGCCACCAGCTACGCCATTCTCGGCATCCTGGCCTGCGGGCTGTTCGTGGTGCTGATCGCCGGCGGCATCGACATTTCGTTCCCGGCGGTCACCGCCATCGCCCAGTATGTGATGGCCAGCTGGGTGATCCAGCACGGCGGCAGCTTCCCGCTGGCGTTCGCCCTGGCGATCGGCGTCGGCCTGCTGCTCGGGCTGGTGAACGGTTTTCTGGTGTACTGGCTGAAGGTGCCGGCGATCATCATCACCATCGCCACCCTTAACCTGTTCTATGGCCTGCTGGTGTACGCCACTAACGGCACCTGGCTTTACGGCTTCCCGGACTGGTTCATGAACGGCATCAACTGGTTCTCGTTCCAGGGCGCCGACGGCTACGACTACGGCCTGACGCTGCCGCTGCTGTGCCTGCTGGCGACCATCGTCGTTACCGGCGTGCTGATGAACCGCACCCGGCTGGGGCGCCAGATCTACGCCATGGGCGGCAACCGCGACGCCGCGTCGCGCCTGGGGTTGAACCTGCTGCGGCTGCATTTTTGCGTCTACGGCTACATGGGCATTCTGGCCGGCGTCGCGGCGGTGGTGCAGGCGCAGATCACTCAGTCGGTGGCCCCCAATTCGCTGCTCGGGTTCGAGCTGACGGTATTGGCGGCGGTGGTGCTGGGCGGTACCAGCATGAGCGGCGGCCGCGGCTCGTTGACCGGCACCCTGCTCGGCGTGGTGTTGCTGGCCTTCCTGCAGAACGGACTGACGCTGCTCAGCGTCTCAGCCTATTGGCACCAGGTATTCAGCGGCGCGATCATTTTGATCAGCATCAGCACCACCGCCTGGAACGAAAAACGCAAGCTGCTCAAGGAGATCTGA
- a CDS encoding ABC transporter permease, with product MTQLTRLIPNDRIIRLQGAIIIAVALLFAGLLGSRFFSLGNFQSIASQLPILGLLALGMGITMLTGGINLSIIAGANACSLVMAAIIVSHPDQPLFLVLALLAGLLVAVAIGALNGVLVAWIDVSPILASLGTMTLITGLNILLSNGAVISGFPAAIQFLGNGAVLGVPVALILFLLVAAGLWLLLEHTTLGRSLYLIGSNEQATRFSGVNTARVQIAVYILSALLGWGAALLMMAKFNSAKAGYGESYLLVTILASVLGGINPDGGFGRILGLVLALIVLQMLESGLNLLGVSSYLTMALWGGVLILFIALQNRKV from the coding sequence ATGACGCAGTTAACTCGGTTGATCCCAAACGATCGGATCATTCGCCTGCAGGGCGCGATCATCATCGCGGTGGCGCTGCTCTTCGCCGGGCTGCTCGGATCGCGCTTCTTCAGCCTCGGCAACTTCCAGTCGATCGCCTCGCAGCTGCCGATCCTCGGCCTGCTGGCGCTCGGCATGGGCATCACCATGCTGACCGGCGGCATCAACCTGTCGATCATCGCCGGCGCCAACGCCTGTTCGCTGGTGATGGCGGCGATCATCGTCAGCCATCCCGATCAGCCGTTGTTCCTGGTGCTGGCACTGTTGGCCGGCCTGCTGGTGGCAGTGGCGATCGGCGCGCTGAACGGCGTGCTGGTGGCCTGGATCGACGTTTCGCCAATCCTCGCCTCGCTCGGCACCATGACGCTGATCACCGGCCTGAACATCCTGCTGTCCAACGGCGCGGTGATCTCCGGCTTCCCGGCGGCGATTCAATTTCTCGGCAACGGCGCCGTGCTCGGCGTACCGGTGGCGCTGATCCTGTTCCTGCTGGTGGCAGCCGGGCTGTGGCTGCTGTTGGAGCACACCACGCTGGGCCGCAGCCTGTACCTGATCGGCTCCAACGAACAGGCCACCCGCTTCAGCGGCGTGAACACCGCGCGGGTGCAGATCGCGGTGTATATCCTGTCGGCGCTGCTCGGCTGGGGCGCCGCCCTGCTGATGATGGCTAAATTCAACTCGGCCAAGGCCGGCTACGGCGAATCTTATCTGCTGGTGACCATTCTGGCCTCGGTGCTGGGCGGCATTAACCCGGACGGCGGTTTCGGCCGTATTCTGGGGCTGGTGCTGGCGCTGATCGTGCTGCAAATGTTGGAAAGCGGCCTCAATCTGCTGGGGGTCAGCAGCTACCTGACCATGGCCCTGTGGGGCGGCGTGCTGATCCTGTTTATCGCGTTACAGAATCGAAAAGTTTAG
- a CDS encoding FGGY-family carbohydrate kinase, whose translation MASYFIGVDVGTGSARAGVFDLNGRMVGQASRAIDLYRPKADFVEQSSDNIWQAVCNAVRDAVNQADINPIQVKGLGFDATCSLVVLDKEGKPLTVSPSGRTEQNIIVWMDHRAIAQAERINATKHRVLDFVGGIISPEMQTPKLLWLKQHMPTTWANAGYLFDLPDFLTWRATQDATRSLCSTVCKWTYLGHEQRWDKSYFQQIGLEDVLEHDAAKIGSDVKMMGEPLGHGLTQRAAGEMGLIAGTAVSVSIIDAHAGTLGTLGATGVSGEVADFNRRVALIGGTSTGHMAMSRTARFIGGVWGPYYSAILPEYWLNEGGQSATGALIDHVIQSHPCYPELLAQAKTQGQTIYEVLNAILRRMAGEPENIAFLTQDIHMLPYFHGNRSPRANPTLTGILTGLKLSRTPEDMALHYLATIQAIALGTRHIIETMNHSGYSIDTIMASGGGTKNPIFVQEHANATGCAMLLPEESEAMLLGGAMMGTVAAGVFDTLPEAMSAMSRIGKTVTPQTNQIKSYYDRKYRVFHELYNDHMKYRRLMQEEA comes from the coding sequence ATGGCGAGCTATTTTATTGGCGTAGATGTGGGCACCGGAAGCGCGCGCGCGGGCGTATTCGATCTCAATGGCCGCATGGTCGGCCAGGCCAGCCGGGCCATCGATCTGTACCGGCCGAAGGCGGATTTCGTCGAGCAGTCGTCGGATAACATCTGGCAGGCGGTGTGCAATGCGGTGCGCGACGCGGTCAACCAGGCCGACATCAACCCGATCCAGGTCAAAGGGCTGGGCTTCGACGCCACCTGTTCGCTGGTGGTGCTGGATAAAGAAGGCAAACCGCTGACCGTCAGCCCCTCCGGCCGCACCGAACAGAACATCATCGTGTGGATGGATCACCGGGCGATCGCCCAGGCCGAGCGCATCAATGCCACCAAACACCGGGTGCTGGACTTCGTCGGCGGCATTATCTCGCCGGAGATGCAGACGCCGAAACTGCTGTGGCTGAAACAGCACATGCCCACCACCTGGGCCAACGCCGGTTACCTGTTCGATCTGCCGGACTTCCTCACCTGGCGCGCCACCCAGGACGCCACCCGTTCGCTGTGCTCGACGGTGTGCAAGTGGACCTATCTCGGCCACGAACAGCGCTGGGACAAGAGCTACTTCCAGCAGATCGGGCTGGAAGACGTGCTGGAACATGACGCGGCCAAGATCGGCAGCGACGTCAAAATGATGGGCGAGCCGCTGGGCCACGGCCTGACCCAGCGCGCCGCCGGCGAGATGGGGCTGATCGCCGGCACGGCGGTGAGCGTGTCGATCATCGACGCCCACGCCGGCACTCTCGGCACGCTGGGCGCCACCGGCGTCTCCGGTGAGGTGGCCGACTTCAACCGCCGCGTCGCGCTGATCGGCGGCACCTCCACCGGCCACATGGCGATGTCGCGCACCGCGCGCTTTATCGGCGGCGTCTGGGGGCCGTATTACTCGGCGATCCTGCCGGAATACTGGCTGAACGAGGGCGGCCAGTCCGCCACCGGCGCGCTGATCGACCACGTCATCCAGTCGCACCCGTGCTACCCGGAGCTGCTGGCGCAGGCGAAAACCCAGGGCCAGACCATCTATGAAGTGCTGAACGCCATTCTGCGCCGCATGGCCGGCGAGCCGGAGAATATCGCCTTCCTGACGCAGGACATCCATATGCTGCCGTACTTCCACGGCAACCGCTCGCCGCGCGCCAACCCGACGCTGACCGGCATCCTGACCGGGCTGAAGCTGTCGCGCACGCCGGAGGACATGGCGCTGCACTACCTGGCCACCATTCAGGCCATCGCGCTCGGCACCCGCCACATCATCGAAACCATGAACCACAGCGGCTACAGCATCGACACCATCATGGCCAGCGGCGGCGGCACCAAGAACCCGATCTTCGTGCAGGAGCACGCCAACGCCACCGGCTGCGCCATGCTGCTGCCGGAGGAGAGCGAAGCGATGCTGCTGGGCGGCGCCATGATGGGCACCGTGGCGGCGGGCGTGTTCGACACCCTGCCGGAGGCGATGAGCGCCATGAGCCGCATCGGCAAGACGGTCACGCCGCAGACCAACCAGATAAAAAGCTACTACGACCGCAAATACCGGGTATTCCACGAGCTGTACAACGACCACATGAAATACCGCCGGTTGATGCAGGAGGAGGCGTGA
- a CDS encoding SIS domain-containing protein, translated as MQQEWRQAVQGWQTYSQELAQLGERLDARTWQRLLALLADCRGKIAVTGVGTSGIAARKIAHMLACVERPAVYLDATGAAHGDLGFLRADDLLILISRGGNSDELTRLLPTLQAKGVTLIAVTENPHSAIAQAAQLTIATGVQKEIDPLNMLATTSIVLVLAIFDAACACLMARSGYDKDTLLAVHPGGGVGKSLREEN; from the coding sequence ATGCAGCAGGAATGGCGGCAGGCTGTGCAGGGTTGGCAAACCTACAGCCAGGAGCTGGCGCAGCTGGGCGAGCGCCTCGACGCGCGCACCTGGCAGCGGCTGCTGGCGCTGCTGGCCGACTGCCGCGGTAAAATCGCCGTCACCGGCGTCGGCACCTCGGGGATTGCGGCGCGCAAGATAGCCCACATGCTGGCCTGCGTGGAACGGCCGGCGGTCTACCTCGACGCCACCGGCGCGGCGCACGGCGATCTGGGTTTTCTGCGCGCCGACGATCTGCTGATCCTGATCTCGCGCGGCGGCAATTCCGACGAGCTGACCCGACTGCTGCCGACGCTGCAGGCCAAGGGCGTGACGCTGATCGCGGTGACGGAAAACCCGCATTCCGCCATCGCGCAGGCGGCGCAGCTGACGATCGCCACCGGGGTGCAAAAGGAGATAGATCCGCTGAACATGCTGGCCACCACCTCAATTGTGCTGGTGTTGGCGATCTTCGACGCCGCCTGTGCCTGCCTGATGGCGCGCAGCGGTTACGATAAGGACACCTTGCTGGCGGTGCATCCGGGCGGTGGCGTGGGGAAAAGCTTGCGGGAGGAAAACTGA
- the rsmJ gene encoding 16S rRNA (guanine(1516)-N(2))-methyltransferase RsmJ: MSVCLLCEAGADPGALSVLAQRWQLTSDEDASMALVLTPQRLELRKRDEPKLGGIYVDFVTGTMAHRRRFGGGRGEAVAKAVGIKGSYLPDVVDATAGLGRDAFVLAALGCRVRMLERNPVVAALLDDGLQRGYQDAEIGPWLRERLTLLHASSLTALADLSPRPEVVYLDPMFPHKQKSALVKKEMRVFQSLVGSDDDADGLLEPARRLATKRVVVKRPDYAPPLADVPAHAATLTKSHRFDIYMPL, translated from the coding sequence GTGAGCGTGTGTTTATTGTGTGAAGCAGGCGCCGATCCCGGCGCCTTGTCTGTTTTGGCGCAGCGCTGGCAGCTGACGTCCGACGAGGACGCGTCGATGGCGCTGGTACTGACCCCGCAGCGGCTGGAGCTGCGCAAGCGCGACGAGCCTAAGCTCGGTGGGATCTACGTCGATTTCGTCACCGGCACCATGGCGCACCGGCGCCGCTTCGGCGGCGGCCGCGGCGAGGCGGTGGCCAAGGCAGTCGGCATCAAGGGCAGCTACCTGCCGGACGTGGTGGACGCTACCGCCGGGCTGGGGCGCGACGCCTTCGTGCTGGCGGCGCTGGGCTGCCGGGTGCGGATGCTGGAGCGCAATCCGGTGGTGGCGGCGTTGCTGGACGATGGCCTGCAGCGCGGTTATCAGGATGCGGAAATCGGCCCGTGGCTGCGCGAGCGTCTGACGCTGCTGCATGCCTCCAGCCTGACGGCGCTGGCGGATCTCAGCCCGCGCCCCGAGGTGGTGTATCTCGATCCGATGTTTCCGCACAAGCAGAAAAGCGCGTTGGTGAAGAAAGAGATGCGGGTGTTTCAATCGCTGGTGGGCAGCGACGATGACGCCGACGGCCTGCTGGAACCGGCCCGCCGCTTGGCGACCAAGCGCGTGGTGGTGAAACGCCCGGACTACGCGCCGCCGTTGGCCGACGTGCCGGCGCATGCCGCCACGCTGACCAAAAGCCACCGTTTCGATATCTACATGCCGCTGTAA